In Candidatus Sedimenticola sp. (ex Thyasira tokunagai), the following proteins share a genomic window:
- a CDS encoding GAK system CofD-like protein, with translation MSTLQVSRTVEIPDQLRIGRYRKAPELGPRMLFFSGGTALNGLSKALKNYTHNSTHLVTPFDSGGSSAELRNAFGMPSIGDLRSRLIALADETVLGHPEVYQLFNYRFPKHKSEKQLRQRLNKMVEGKSGLVVGISNPMRRLICNHLGYFQKAMPNSFDLRGASIGNLILAGGYLNNHRHLDPIIFLFSKLVNVLGTVRSVVTDDLHLGADLADGSRVIGQHRLTGKEMSPLTSPVKRLFLSQHLDRYTPANCLLKGKNRKLIESADLICYPHGSFYSSMLVNLLPKGVGRTIAGRSCPKVYIPNQGKDPEQIGMNHELMITTLLSQLRVDAGANCATRRLLNFIMIDSKRGRGFSPAALKQAGDLGIQIIDTPLISKRSAPYYDDELLVSALLSLT, from the coding sequence ATGAGCACACTACAGGTTAGCCGCACAGTCGAGATTCCCGATCAACTGAGAATTGGCCGCTACCGTAAGGCGCCGGAGTTGGGGCCCAGGATGCTCTTCTTCAGTGGTGGCACCGCTCTTAACGGTCTCAGTAAAGCGCTAAAAAACTACACTCATAACTCCACTCATCTGGTCACACCATTCGACTCCGGCGGCAGCTCGGCGGAGCTGCGTAACGCCTTTGGCATGCCTTCCATCGGCGACCTGCGTAGTCGCCTGATTGCTCTGGCAGATGAGACTGTGCTCGGCCACCCTGAAGTCTACCAACTCTTCAACTACCGCTTTCCAAAGCACAAAAGTGAAAAGCAGCTGCGTCAACGCTTGAACAAAATGGTAGAGGGCAAAAGCGGTCTGGTGGTGGGCATATCCAACCCCATGCGTCGCCTTATCTGCAATCACCTGGGCTACTTCCAGAAGGCGATGCCGAATTCATTCGATCTGCGCGGCGCCAGTATCGGCAATCTGATTCTTGCCGGCGGCTACCTCAATAACCATCGCCACCTCGACCCAATCATCTTTCTCTTCTCCAAACTGGTCAACGTGCTGGGTACGGTTCGCTCAGTGGTCACAGATGACCTGCACCTCGGCGCCGATCTTGCTGATGGCAGTCGCGTCATCGGTCAACATCGACTCACCGGCAAAGAGATGTCGCCACTCACCTCCCCGGTCAAACGCCTGTTCCTGTCACAGCATCTCGACCGTTATACCCCGGCGAACTGCCTGCTAAAGGGGAAAAACCGCAAGCTGATCGAGTCAGCCGACCTGATCTGTTACCCCCACGGCAGCTTCTACTCCAGCATGCTGGTCAACCTGTTGCCAAAGGGAGTGGGGCGCACCATCGCAGGCCGCAGCTGTCCCAAGGTTTACATCCCAAACCAGGGAAAGGACCCGGAGCAGATCGGAATGAACCATGAGCTGATGATCACTACACTGCTAAGCCAGCTGCGGGTGGATGCAGGAGCGAATTGTGCCACCCGCAGGCTGCTCAACTTCATCATGATTGACAGCAAGAGAGGTCGCGGTTTCTCCCCTGCAGCACTCAAGCAGGCGGGGGATCTCGGCATCCAGATTATTGATACCCCACTGATCAGCAAGCGCAGTGCGCCCTATTATGATGATGAGTTGCTGGTCTCGGCTCTGTTGTCGTTGACTTAA
- a CDS encoding lysylphosphatidylglycerol synthase transmembrane domain-containing protein — translation MSDNHLNTAADEGRLSSTAFRLRDWIIGGAILVALLLWVHFAVGWGPLLQPWQSISLSSIAVLLLLSFASYLLRAIRIQAYFPELLQGRFLTTLRLSILHNFANNLLPMRAGEALFPILMRRHFGTSMTDSTFSLIWIRLLDLHVITGIALLSLILATPEWWWIPAIIVWMIALPLVLLLRETLKEHLGNDKGWQRLLHRIVDNAPPDGGRMSRIYLLTLLSWGSKFVAFAMVLQHFLPLPLWQSLAGIIGAELSSVLPFHGIAGAGSYEVAMLAVLAPLGVNTSDALNGAVNLHLFLLGVTLLLGVASLLLPVREPLNKS, via the coding sequence ATGAGTGATAACCATTTGAACACGGCAGCCGACGAAGGCCGGCTCAGCAGCACTGCCTTCCGGCTGCGCGATTGGATCATCGGCGGAGCGATACTGGTCGCCCTGCTGCTCTGGGTCCACTTCGCCGTCGGTTGGGGACCACTGCTACAACCCTGGCAGAGCATCAGCCTCTCCTCCATTGCCGTACTGCTACTGCTCAGTTTTGCCAGCTACCTGCTGCGTGCCATCCGTATCCAGGCCTATTTCCCCGAGCTGCTGCAGGGACGCTTTCTCACCACCCTAAGACTCAGTATCCTCCATAACTTTGCCAATAACCTGCTGCCAATGCGTGCAGGCGAAGCGCTGTTCCCCATTTTGATGAGGCGCCACTTTGGCACCTCAATGACCGACAGCACATTCTCCCTTATCTGGATACGCCTGCTGGATCTTCATGTCATCACCGGTATCGCTTTGCTATCGCTGATACTGGCGACACCGGAGTGGTGGTGGATCCCGGCCATTATCGTCTGGATGATCGCGTTGCCGTTGGTACTACTGCTCCGGGAAACACTCAAAGAGCATCTCGGCAACGACAAGGGCTGGCAACGGCTGCTCCATCGTATTGTCGACAACGCTCCACCTGACGGTGGACGCATGAGTAGAATCTACCTGCTCACCCTACTAAGCTGGGGTAGCAAGTTTGTCGCCTTCGCTATGGTGCTGCAGCACTTTCTGCCACTGCCGCTGTGGCAGTCTCTTGCCGGCATTATCGGTGCAGAGCTGAGCAGTGTGCTGCCGTTCCACGGCATCGCCGGAGCAGGCAGTTACGAAGTGGCGATGCTGGCGGTACTGGCGCCACTCGGCGTCAACACCAGCGATGCGCTGAACGGTGCGGTCAATCTGCACCTGTTTCTCCTCGGCGTCACCCTGCTACTCGGTGTCGCCTCCCTGCTGTTGCCGGTCAGGGAACCTCTGAACAAGTCATGA
- a CDS encoding glycosyltransferase family 2 protein — MNQSPAMDKSLSVVVPMYHEAENVEHLIDAVHKGLESYSGPWELICVDDGSSDGTGERLKAAIEKYGKHLRVIMLRRNFGQTAAMQTGIDASRGELIATMDGDLQNDPADIPRMIQELQERDLDMIQGWRRERHDDRVRKAFSRVANRLIAKVTGVKLHDYGCSLKIYRAEILKEVRLFGEMHRFIPVWVAGVTAPSRIGETVVNHNPRIFGTSKYGLSRTFRVVLDLLAVFFFLRFRARPGHFFGSIGLAFGILGGGILSYLLAVKYVIGEDIGGRPLLFVGILLLVASVQLLTTGVIAEMLSRIFYQSEDRQPHSIGWQQNPEQSTWFQTDQADRDTDGKE, encoded by the coding sequence ATGAATCAGAGCCCAGCCATGGATAAATCCCTCTCCGTTGTCGTCCCTATGTACCATGAGGCGGAAAACGTCGAACACCTTATTGATGCAGTACATAAAGGGCTTGAGTCTTATAGCGGCCCTTGGGAGCTGATCTGCGTCGATGACGGTAGCAGCGATGGCACCGGCGAGCGGCTGAAAGCGGCGATTGAGAAGTACGGCAAACACCTGCGTGTGATCATGCTACGGCGCAATTTTGGCCAGACAGCGGCGATGCAGACCGGTATCGATGCTTCCAGAGGCGAGTTGATCGCTACTATGGATGGTGACCTGCAGAACGACCCCGCCGATATCCCCCGCATGATCCAGGAGCTGCAGGAACGGGATCTCGATATGATTCAGGGCTGGCGCCGTGAACGCCATGATGACCGGGTGCGCAAGGCGTTCTCCCGTGTTGCCAACCGGTTGATCGCCAAGGTCACCGGGGTCAAGCTCCACGACTATGGCTGCAGCCTGAAAATCTACCGTGCGGAGATCCTCAAGGAGGTGCGGCTGTTTGGCGAGATGCACCGCTTTATCCCGGTGTGGGTGGCCGGCGTCACCGCCCCATCCCGTATCGGCGAAACTGTGGTCAACCACAACCCAAGAATCTTCGGCACCTCCAAGTACGGATTGTCACGTACCTTCCGTGTAGTGCTCGACCTCCTGGCGGTCTTCTTCTTCCTCCGTTTCCGAGCCCGCCCCGGACACTTCTTTGGTTCCATCGGCCTTGCCTTCGGTATCCTTGGCGGCGGCATTCTCTCCTACCTGCTGGCGGTAAAGTACGTCATTGGAGAGGATATCGGCGGCAGGCCCCTGCTGTTTGTCGGTATTCTTCTATTGGTGGCCTCGGTGCAGCTGCTCACCACCGGTGTCATCGCCGAGATGCTGAGCCGCATCTTCTACCAATCAGAGGATAGGCAGCCACACTCCATCGGCTGGCAGCAAAACCCAGAGCAATCTACTTGGTTCCAGACAGACCAGGCAGATCGGGATACAGACGGCAAAGAGTGA
- a CDS encoding glycosyltransferase family 39 protein has translation MSDLISRWLPSRTAIIIALLLAFFWQIGSMPLYDVDEGAFTEATREMMESGNYVSTYLDGVPRHDKPILIYWFQAASVATFGLNEFALRLPSALACLLWALVLFRFTRRHTDLVTAQTATLLMALAFYVGMVAKAAIADGLLNLFLALALLDIYQHYKKPSRVGLLRIFAWLGLGFITKGPVAVLFPFLASAIFYGTERRLADWARAVFNPLGIALFLAIVVPWHILVYLDQGMAFFEGFYLKHNLSRYSDAMEGHSGSPFYYAIWIPVALMPFAGWILSIVGGIKKSFSDPLERFLWIWFLSVFIFFSFSSTKLPHYALYGATPLFFLMALHREKLTSRWLAFSPPLLFFLLLAALPFIFGYAHSQTGKLYEQTLFSAGQATLGSDYLIFTLVMAALLLVIAMSKKISSWQGLILAGFLQVFIISGFILPRVMDVLQAPVKKAAVIAKEQEAPVISYGIYMPSFSVYRDAITEKRTPRPGDMVFVRIDKLERLFKLFPKEQCEVVFREGTVALVKLAATE, from the coding sequence ATGTCTGATCTGATCAGCCGCTGGCTACCCTCCCGCACAGCCATCATCATCGCCCTGCTGCTGGCCTTCTTCTGGCAGATCGGCAGCATGCCGCTCTACGACGTCGACGAGGGTGCATTCACAGAAGCGACCCGGGAGATGATGGAGAGCGGTAACTATGTCTCCACCTACCTCGATGGTGTTCCCCGCCACGATAAACCGATACTGATCTACTGGTTCCAGGCGGCATCGGTAGCCACATTCGGTCTCAATGAGTTTGCCCTGCGCCTCCCCTCAGCTCTCGCCTGCCTGCTATGGGCATTGGTACTATTCCGCTTCACCCGGCGCCATACCGATCTGGTGACTGCCCAGACGGCTACCCTGCTGATGGCACTCGCCTTCTATGTCGGCATGGTGGCGAAGGCGGCCATCGCCGATGGCCTGCTCAACCTCTTTCTAGCCCTGGCACTACTGGATATCTACCAGCACTACAAAAAACCCTCCCGGGTCGGCCTATTGCGCATCTTTGCCTGGCTTGGCTTGGGCTTCATCACCAAGGGGCCGGTAGCGGTACTTTTTCCGTTCCTTGCCAGTGCCATCTTCTATGGTACCGAGCGACGCTTGGCTGACTGGGCACGGGCGGTATTCAACCCACTGGGGATCGCCCTCTTTCTCGCCATCGTCGTCCCCTGGCATATCCTTGTCTATCTCGACCAGGGCATGGCCTTCTTCGAGGGCTTCTATCTCAAGCACAACCTGTCACGCTACTCCGACGCCATGGAGGGGCACAGCGGCTCGCCCTTCTACTATGCGATCTGGATACCTGTCGCCCTGATGCCCTTTGCCGGTTGGATACTCTCCATCGTCGGAGGCATCAAAAAGAGCTTCAGCGATCCCTTGGAGCGCTTCCTCTGGATCTGGTTCCTGTCGGTATTCATCTTCTTCTCCTTCTCCAGCACCAAGCTACCCCACTACGCCCTCTACGGCGCCACTCCGCTCTTCTTTCTGATGGCACTGCACCGTGAAAAACTGACCAGCCGCTGGCTCGCTTTTAGTCCACCGCTGCTCTTTTTTCTGCTGTTGGCGGCCCTCCCCTTTATCTTCGGCTACGCCCACTCACAGACCGGCAAACTCTATGAGCAGACACTGTTCAGTGCCGGTCAGGCGACCCTCGGTAGTGACTATCTGATATTCACCCTGGTGATGGCCGCACTGCTGCTGGTTATCGCCATGAGCAAAAAGATAAGCAGCTGGCAGGGGTTGATTCTGGCCGGATTCCTGCAGGTTTTCATCATCTCCGGCTTTATCCTCCCGCGTGTAATGGATGTACTGCAGGCACCGGTGAAGAAGGCCGCTGTCATCGCCAAAGAACAAGAAGCCCCGGTGATCTCCTACGGCATCTATATGCCGAGCTTTAGCGTCTACCGTGATGCGATTACCGAGAAGCGTACGCCCCGACCCGGTGACATGGTGTTTGTACGAATCGACAAACTGGAGCGACTGTTTAAACTGTTTCCCAAAGAGCAGTGCGAAGTGGTGTTCCGTGAGGGGACTGTGGCACTGGTGAAACTTGCTGCAACGGAGTGA
- a CDS encoding phosphatase PAP2 family protein, with the protein MSIRELSNPFKAYWHALQLTLEERGRLFASPPPHGNRFFVITLLLTCITGSALYLIDGYHTGFLPLNAFTAPLPGTFWQGITMIGDERFALAIALLFALLYPRVLFALMIAAVIGTLYSRGLKPLFDMARPPAVLEPGSFNLLMPPYHSNSFPSGHTLTAFLLLGVWAYYLASWRTLLMLLALVAGISRVALGIHWPVDLAAGAFGGLLAAWAGVHLAQRWHWGMRPIGHLLLLILPLIAAYLLIVDAGDYTKSAWMRLPVGTVALLTTLIGYLLLPWWKNRRSEEAE; encoded by the coding sequence ATGTCAATAAGAGAGCTCAGCAACCCATTCAAAGCCTATTGGCACGCCCTGCAACTCACCCTGGAGGAGCGCGGACGCCTCTTTGCATCACCACCACCCCATGGGAACCGATTCTTTGTTATCACTCTGCTGCTGACCTGTATCACAGGTTCAGCGCTCTATCTGATCGACGGCTACCACACAGGCTTCTTGCCTCTTAATGCTTTTACAGCTCCCTTGCCGGGCACCTTCTGGCAGGGCATTACCATGATCGGTGACGAGCGATTTGCCCTTGCCATCGCCCTGCTTTTTGCCCTCCTCTATCCCCGGGTGCTCTTTGCCCTGATGATTGCGGCGGTGATTGGTACCCTCTACAGCCGGGGGCTGAAGCCGCTATTTGATATGGCCCGCCCACCGGCGGTATTGGAACCGGGCAGTTTTAACCTGCTGATGCCCCCCTACCACTCCAACAGCTTTCCCTCCGGCCACACCCTGACCGCCTTTCTTCTTCTCGGTGTCTGGGCCTACTACCTGGCGTCCTGGCGCACTCTTCTTATGCTGCTGGCTCTAGTCGCAGGTATCAGCCGAGTGGCTCTGGGCATTCACTGGCCTGTTGATCTGGCAGCGGGTGCCTTCGGTGGCCTACTGGCGGCTTGGGCGGGGGTTCATCTTGCCCAACGCTGGCACTGGGGCATGAGACCAATCGGCCACCTGCTGCTGTTGATTCTTCCTCTGATTGCCGCCTACCTATTGATAGTAGACGCCGGGGACTATACAAAATCCGCCTGGATGCGCCTGCCGGTGGGCACGGTGGCGCTACTGACCACCCTTATCGGTTACCTGCTGCTGCCCTGGTGGAAAAACAGACGCTCCGAAGAGGCTGAGTAG
- a CDS encoding glycosyltransferase family 39 protein → MVERINPRLAFILTLVFITLYRILVIEGIDLQLFYDEAYYFWWSLKPDLGYYSKPPMVAWVIHFTTSLWGYSELAIKAGGLILYAAAATVVYAIGKTLYDEKVGALSGITFICLPVVGLETMFMSTDAPLFFFWGLTVWLFIKARDDSGWGWWLATGGAAGLGLLSKYSMGVLAVGLLVYLLTSPNYRRLLADRRLWVAVLLAALILSPNLYWNYLNDFISFRHTAEISQLDRELFHPVQLVEFLAGQFVVFGPLMMFFFFRHGLAPSAFSDDRQQLLLWPALAMLGVISLQALMSRAYPNWAAPAFVTATPFVVAMLVRRGAYRWLGAAIVINLLILSTIYHYHFIARTLDIELKRGKDPYSRMLGWRELSDKVSAVAENYPKARLTGRSRKLLANLGYYMEPQQLDPIAWNPGGRIGDQYQLASDITRFEDGEYLLVTMRPFSEGHRFRQAAFLGEQQVKVYSNLELRVYIYHLSGFRGYHD, encoded by the coding sequence ATGGTCGAACGCATCAATCCAAGGCTCGCCTTTATCCTGACGTTGGTATTTATCACCCTCTATAGGATTCTGGTGATTGAGGGCATCGACCTCCAGCTCTTCTATGACGAAGCCTACTACTTCTGGTGGTCTCTTAAGCCCGACCTCGGCTACTACTCCAAGCCGCCCATGGTGGCCTGGGTAATCCACTTCACCACCAGTCTCTGGGGCTATTCCGAACTGGCGATCAAGGCCGGAGGGCTGATCCTCTACGCTGCGGCCGCGACGGTGGTCTACGCCATAGGTAAGACGCTCTATGACGAGAAAGTGGGGGCACTCTCCGGAATCACCTTCATCTGTCTGCCGGTGGTGGGGCTGGAGACGATGTTCATGTCTACCGACGCCCCCCTGTTCTTCTTCTGGGGGTTGACCGTCTGGCTCTTTATCAAGGCACGTGACGATAGCGGCTGGGGATGGTGGCTTGCCACCGGTGGCGCGGCCGGACTTGGACTGCTGAGCAAATACTCCATGGGGGTACTGGCCGTCGGCCTGCTGGTCTACCTGCTTACCTCACCCAACTACCGAAGGCTCCTGGCTGACCGACGCTTGTGGGTAGCGGTGCTGCTGGCAGCGCTGATCCTTTCACCCAACCTCTACTGGAACTACCTCAACGACTTCATCAGTTTCCGCCACACTGCCGAGATATCCCAGCTCGACCGTGAGCTGTTTCACCCGGTTCAACTGGTAGAGTTTCTCGCCGGTCAGTTTGTCGTCTTCGGCCCGCTGATGATGTTCTTCTTCTTTCGCCACGGTCTGGCACCTTCAGCCTTCTCCGATGACCGGCAGCAACTGCTGCTGTGGCCGGCACTGGCAATGCTTGGGGTGATCTCACTGCAGGCACTGATGAGCCGCGCCTATCCCAACTGGGCAGCCCCGGCGTTTGTCACCGCCACCCCGTTCGTCGTTGCCATGCTGGTAAGGCGCGGTGCCTACCGTTGGCTTGGGGCCGCCATCGTCATCAATCTGCTGATATTGAGCACCATCTACCACTACCACTTTATCGCCCGGACTCTCGATATCGAACTAAAGCGCGGTAAGGACCCCTACTCAAGAATGCTAGGCTGGAGAGAACTGAGCGACAAAGTCTCAGCGGTTGCCGAAAACTACCCCAAGGCGAGGCTGACCGGGCGCTCACGCAAACTGCTTGCTAACCTCGGCTACTATATGGAGCCACAGCAGCTTGACCCAATCGCCTGGAATCCCGGTGGCCGAATTGGGGATCAGTATCAGTTGGCCTCCGACATTACCCGCTTTGAAGATGGGGAGTACCTGCTTGTCACCATGCGACCGTTCTCCGAAGGGCACCGCTTCCGTCAGGCGGCCTTCCTAGGTGAGCAGCAGGTCAAGGTCTACTCCAACCTTGAACTCCGGGTCTATATCTATCACCTCAGCGGATTCCGCGGTTACCATGACTGA
- a CDS encoding phosphatase PAP2 family protein, with the protein MTELINKLRLDLLICIALLLLFLLFPQIDLWVSNLFYLPESGFHLDKQPLIYGIYKVFADIHFFVFFGLLIFWLVKRLKGKEYQLSQRRKALFLLMVLAIGPGLIVNEVFKAHSERARPRDVVEFGGDKMFTPLLEFKDQCSRNCSFVSGHAGMGFFFISLAWVFRQRRWLVLGIVIGAVVGGGRIMQGAHFFSDVIFAFWVVYWTSLLIARWYLGIREIVPQRDSQLVTTRPKN; encoded by the coding sequence ATGACTGAGCTCATCAATAAACTGCGTCTCGATCTGCTGATCTGCATCGCTCTACTGCTGCTGTTTCTGCTATTTCCCCAGATCGACCTGTGGGTATCCAATCTCTTCTACCTGCCGGAGAGCGGTTTTCACCTGGACAAACAGCCACTGATCTACGGCATCTATAAAGTGTTTGCCGATATTCACTTCTTTGTCTTCTTTGGCCTGTTGATCTTCTGGCTGGTAAAACGACTCAAGGGAAAGGAGTATCAGCTCTCCCAGCGGCGCAAAGCGCTGTTTCTGCTGATGGTGTTGGCCATCGGCCCTGGGTTGATCGTCAACGAGGTATTCAAGGCCCACTCAGAGCGGGCACGTCCCAGGGATGTAGTGGAGTTTGGTGGCGACAAGATGTTCACACCGCTGCTGGAGTTCAAGGATCAGTGCAGCAGAAACTGCTCTTTCGTCAGCGGCCATGCCGGTATGGGCTTCTTCTTTATCAGCCTTGCATGGGTTTTTCGCCAACGGCGCTGGCTGGTACTGGGTATCGTCATTGGTGCAGTCGTCGGTGGTGGACGAATTATGCAGGGGGCGCATTTTTTCAGTGATGTGATCTTCGCCTTCTGGGTGGTCTACTGGACTTCGCTGTTGATTGCACGCTGGTATCTGGGCATCCGGGAGATAGTCCCACAAAGAGATAGCCAACTGGTCACTACTCGCCCGAAAAACTAA
- a CDS encoding pyruvate, water dikinase regulatory protein: MSHKVDQNAFYLLSDATGETAEAIIAAALMQFRKDHSQVKFQRIGHVLTKSQVCTQLDGAEKEDALVFFTFVDRDLATFTDEECRKRGIDSLDLISPVLHKMAIHFGHSPQGTPGLLHEVGEEYFQRVEAMEFALKNDDGQTVRHLNEADIILVGVSRTSKTPLSIYLSCRGWKVANVPLVKGIPIPPALLQADSKSVVGLFLEVDQLVERREARVKSMGAGALTDYIDYDEVKQELRWARSICRDQGWAVLHVSGKSVEESAHEVMVKLHKK, encoded by the coding sequence ATGTCGCATAAAGTTGATCAAAACGCATTTTATCTTCTTTCGGATGCTACTGGTGAAACAGCTGAAGCGATCATAGCCGCCGCGCTCATGCAGTTTCGTAAAGACCACAGCCAAGTAAAATTTCAGCGCATTGGGCATGTGCTTACCAAGAGTCAGGTGTGTACACAGTTAGACGGTGCGGAAAAGGAAGATGCACTGGTTTTTTTTACCTTTGTAGATCGGGACTTGGCTACATTTACTGATGAAGAGTGCAGGAAGCGAGGCATTGATTCCCTTGATCTCATCAGCCCTGTACTTCATAAAATGGCGATTCATTTTGGCCACTCCCCTCAGGGAACGCCAGGACTGCTACATGAAGTGGGGGAGGAGTATTTTCAACGTGTCGAGGCGATGGAGTTCGCCCTAAAGAACGATGACGGCCAAACAGTAAGGCACCTCAACGAGGCGGACATCATTTTAGTCGGCGTATCCCGCACGAGTAAAACGCCACTTTCGATCTACCTCTCTTGCAGGGGATGGAAAGTGGCAAATGTACCTTTGGTTAAGGGTATCCCTATACCCCCTGCACTGCTTCAAGCCGACTCCAAATCAGTAGTCGGCCTGTTTCTGGAGGTGGACCAGCTTGTAGAGCGCAGAGAAGCCAGGGTGAAAAGCATGGGGGCGGGAGCATTAACCGATTACATCGATTACGATGAGGTAAAACAGGAGCTTCGCTGGGCAAGATCAATATGTCGTGATCAGGGTTGGGCGGTGCTTCATGTCTCTGGAAAATCCGTAGAGGAATCTGCACACGAGGTTATGGTAAAACTGCACAAGAAATAG
- the ggt gene encoding gamma-glutamyltransferase: MPRYLLVALLLLTLSGNLLATPNSTAVASAHPLATRAGLQVLQQGGNAFDAAVAVSAALAVVEPYSSGIGGGGFWLLHLAHGNNDIMVDGRERAPLTAHRDMYLDSEEAIVPRLSMDGALAAGIPGEPAALVHIANKYGKLPLATLLAPAIKLAREGFPVTAHYQRMAGFRLKALKASKSSNTIFLDQGEIPEIGYLIDQPDLAATLEAMAIHGHDGFYKGEVAAKLIRGVTEAGGIWSQKDFDEYRIVEREPIRGSYLGYEVISAAPPSSGGIALVTMLNMLEHYNLDSLDEATRNHLLIEVMRRAYRDRAEYLGDSDFVEVPVDRLIHPYYAEGLTQSIRLDRATKSSELPGFAVNDGGSDTTHLSIIDSEGNYVSATLSINYPFGSGFTPEGSGVLLNDEMDDFSSKPGLPNAYGLVGAEANAIAPGKRMLSSMSPTFVRSDDRIAIIGTPGGSRIITMVLLGVLEFIEGKDPDAWVSRPRIHHQYLPPKVFVEPDVLSEATERELTTLGHTLEHSKRTWGNMQAVLWDRESNEVKAASDPRGEGESVFWVPVIPLTVK, from the coding sequence ATGCCAAGATATCTTCTTGTTGCACTACTGCTGCTGACACTATCAGGCAATCTCCTCGCTACACCCAATTCGACTGCGGTTGCCAGCGCCCACCCGCTGGCTACCAGAGCAGGCTTGCAGGTGCTTCAGCAGGGGGGGAATGCCTTTGATGCCGCCGTTGCGGTGTCTGCCGCGCTGGCGGTGGTTGAGCCCTATAGTTCAGGTATTGGCGGCGGTGGCTTCTGGCTGCTGCACCTTGCTCATGGTAATAACGATATCATGGTCGATGGGCGTGAGCGTGCACCGCTTACAGCCCACCGTGATATGTACCTGGATAGTGAGGAGGCGATTGTTCCCCGTCTTTCGATGGATGGAGCGCTGGCAGCGGGTATTCCGGGTGAGCCTGCCGCACTGGTTCATATTGCGAATAAATATGGCAAGTTGCCCCTGGCTACACTGTTGGCGCCTGCGATCAAACTTGCCCGTGAAGGCTTTCCTGTTACTGCCCATTACCAACGCATGGCGGGATTTCGTCTCAAGGCGCTGAAAGCCTCAAAGAGTTCTAACACCATATTTCTCGACCAGGGAGAGATCCCTGAGATTGGCTACCTGATTGATCAGCCTGATTTGGCTGCAACACTGGAGGCGATGGCCATCCATGGCCATGATGGTTTCTATAAAGGGGAGGTGGCGGCCAAGCTTATTCGTGGTGTAACCGAGGCGGGGGGGATCTGGAGCCAGAAAGATTTTGATGAGTACCGGATTGTCGAGCGCGAGCCAATAAGGGGGAGTTATCTGGGATACGAAGTGATCTCTGCAGCACCGCCTTCATCAGGTGGTATCGCCCTTGTAACCATGCTCAATATGTTGGAGCACTACAACCTGGACTCTCTGGATGAGGCCACTCGGAACCACCTGCTGATTGAGGTGATGCGGCGGGCCTACAGGGATCGAGCCGAATACCTGGGAGATAGCGATTTTGTTGAAGTGCCGGTGGATCGCCTGATTCACCCTTACTATGCAGAGGGGCTGACTCAATCTATCCGTCTTGACCGTGCAACAAAAAGTAGCGAGCTTCCAGGCTTTGCAGTGAATGATGGAGGCAGCGACACCACTCACCTATCCATTATCGACAGTGAGGGCAACTACGTCTCTGCTACCCTGAGCATCAACTATCCCTTTGGCTCAGGCTTTACCCCGGAAGGAAGTGGCGTGCTGCTGAATGATGAGATGGATGATTTCTCATCAAAACCAGGTCTTCCCAACGCCTATGGCTTGGTCGGCGCTGAGGCCAATGCCATCGCGCCGGGTAAACGGATGCTCTCAAGCATGTCTCCCACCTTTGTCCGCAGTGATGACCGTATTGCTATTATCGGCACGCCTGGTGGCAGTCGCATTATCACTATGGTCTTGCTGGGAGTACTTGAGTTTATTGAAGGAAAAGATCCTGATGCCTGGGTAAGCCGGCCGCGTATACACCACCAGTACCTCCCGCCTAAGGTGTTTGTTGAACCCGATGTACTTTCAGAAGCAACGGAGAGAGAGCTCACTACGTTGGGTCACACGCTGGAGCATTCCAAACGAACCTGGGGAAATATGCAGGCTGTGCTGTGGGACAGAGAGTCGAATGAGGTGAAAGCCGCAAGCGATCCCAGAGGAGAAGGGGAATCCGTTTTTTGGGTACCGGTAATCCCACTGACAGTGAAGTGA